Proteins from a genomic interval of Ptychodera flava strain L36383 chromosome 7, AS_Pfla_20210202, whole genome shotgun sequence:
- the LOC139137394 gene encoding proton channel OTOP2-like, which produces MAVRKQWLVSPLITGRGSSVARRDGRVSSVLFACNLVTVAVVFMITQLMSGRPGSLVNEVTARHVQILISIMLVFATSFMIWFIIRGSRYSLWLLEDKSHDGQSQAHFTLDLLGVYIFGTGKIVLELLEMFAALECVAVAHHLDNMADYVTSVVFYALRLVFQVTEMLFLGKFSRATLHNSVVTRYSLLLVLSVNLMLWFFTLAAESEELFSHSPFTRRMDKIYSANETAMLTQIEQCINHTTKWQVKMKTVDHILFPFCLEYSLVAANVLYHIWTSMKFLKCWHTEQKRYSKRAGREETLKVLKFTEDHDNNSVVVTVDNISIQSKDAVSIMRNDNRGDEGESSSLVRDDQNGLESSTSSSRKRKRTPTQQNMIMPHCGSAGSIAGTFLMIVMVLVSALQQQHFMQGKIEHVYYATKVAYFAIMSVLCWIGFELIATQDYEHRPYGGDDALLVIPVTGEFCYMYFKVLSGIGVIMNPGKGELLSAWLLLAEKLFTGMELWLQTTFLIAASRYRPRCQAKSLKIQGIILCLLFCNLGFWIKSSFIDQLDDHLSPVEVQVYSVPNQWALIMKVLLPFCIFYRFHSVIMCCGIYVRFREQPRLHEMDCYTSDEENPILRVQNAQGTKCRNYESVQKTA; this is translated from the exons ATGGCTGTACGGAAACAGTGGCTTGTAAGTCCGTTGATTACCGGCCGTGGAAGCTCGGTTGCCCGACGTGATGGGCGTGTCTCCTCCGTTCTCTTTGCATGTAACCTGGTGACCGTCGCTGTCGTTTTCATGATCACACAGTTGATGTCTGGCAGACCAGGCAGCCTTGTCAACGAAGTTACTGCCCGCCATGTTCAAATTCTCATTTCGATCATGCTTGTGTTCGCCACCTCGTTTATGATATGGTTTATTATCCGTGGCAGTCGGTACTCGCTGTGGCTGCTCGAAGACAAGTCGCACGATGGACAATCACAGGCCCATTTCACCTTAGATCTCCTGGGCGTCTACATATTTGGCACAGGTAAAATAGTGCTTGAACTGTTGGAGATGTTCGCTGCCTTGGAGTGCGTGGCAGTGGCCCATCACCTTGACAACATGGCTGACTACGTCACCAGTGTCGTGTTTTACGCACTACGACTGGTCTTCCAGGTAACGGAGATGTTGTTCCTCGGCAAATTTTCGAGAGCCACGCTTCACAATAGTGTTGTTACCCGTTATTCACTGTTGCTGGTTTTGTCAGTCAATCTCATGCTGTGGTTCTTCACTCTAGCAGCCGAATCAGAGGAACTGTTTTCGCACTCACCGTTCACTCGGCGAATGGACAAGATATATTCTGCCAACGAGACTGCCATGTTAACGCAGATTGAACAGTGCATAAACCACACCACGAAATGGCAGGTGAAGATGAAAACTGTCGACCACATtcttttccctttctgtttGGAATACTCACTGGTTGCCGCGAATGTTCTCTACCATATTTGGACTTCCATGAAATTTCTGAAATGTTGGCATACAGAGCAGAAGCGATATTCCAAACGAGCAGGTAGGGAGGAGACTTTGAAGGTCTTAAAATTCACAGAAGATCACGATAATAACAGTGTTGTCGTTACCGTCGATAATATAAGCATACAGTCGAAGGATGCAGTCAGCATCATGAGAAATGACAACCGAGGGGATGAGGGAGAAAGCTCCAGCCTCGTTCGCGACGACCAAAACGGTTTGGAGTCGAGTACTTCATCGTCAAGGAAGCGGAAACGGACCCCGACTCAGCAAAATATGATAATGCCACACTGCGGGTCGGCAGGCAGCATCGCTGGAACATTTTTGATGATTGTGATGGTGTTGGTATCGGCATTGCAGCAGCAACATTTTATGCAGGGCAAAATAGAGCACGTCTACTACGCGACAAAAGTAGCCTACTTCGCTATCATGTCCGTTCTCTGTTGGATTGGCTTTGAGCTGATCGCGACCCAAGACTACGAACACCGACCTTACGGAGGGGACGATGCGTTGCTCGTCATTCCAGTAACCGGGGAGTTCTGCTACATGTACTTCAAGGTTTTATCCGGTATAGGGGTGATCATGAACCCCGGCAAAGGTGAACTGTTGAGCGCCTGGCTTTTACTGGCAGAAAAACTGTTCACTGGTATGGAATTGTGGTTGCAGACTACCTTTCTGATAGCAGCATCGCGGTATCGTCCAAGATGCCAAGCTAAGAGTTTAAAG ATACAAGGGATTATTTTGTGCCTGCTCTTCTGTAATCTTGGATTTTGGATCAAGTCTTCGTTCATTGATCAGCTCGACGATCACTTGTCACCAGTCGAAGTTCAAGTCTACTCGGTTCCAAACCAGTGGGCGCTCATCATGAAGGTTCTGCTCCCTTTCTGCATATTCTACCGTTTTCATTCGGTCATCATGTGTTGCGGTATCTACGTGAGATTCCGAGAACAGCCGAGACTTCACGAGATGGACTGCTACACATCGGACGAGGAGAACCCTATTCTTAGAGTACAGAACGCTCAGGGTACGAAGTGTAGAAATTACGAGAGCGTTCAGAAGACCGCATGA
- the LOC139137395 gene encoding nucleoside hydrolase-like isoform X1: MIVLAWMLARALTPIRSFLCRITGTATFCQKKRMKLLIDTDSGIDDAEAILMALAQPDVEVVGITCVHGNTNVHQVTKNVLRTLQAADRLDIPVFRGAEASLIGEKVHASAYHGDDGLGDAPDPNAPLESLAKSEHAVQALIRYANEMKGELTLIAIGPLTNLALAIRLDQNFTSNLKHIMIMGGNIEGRGNGESLSAEFNFQGDPEGALAVFNDIKCPASIVTWEVCCQPYNNPSVDKFLEMVNMPTKKAHFVKRIRQKQIDEERFQRLGFFRSCDALAMAALLRPDIVEKSEKHYATVELNGSWTRGQMVVDWEGLLKKEPNLNIIMRVNKNAFVELFESALR; this comes from the exons ATGATTGTTTTAGCGTGGATGTTAGCTCGTGCTCTAACTCCAATCCGATCATTTTTGTGTCGTATAACTGGTACAGCAACGTTTTG CCAGAAGAAGAGAATGAAGTTGTTGATTGACACTGATTCAGGCATCGATGACGCTGAAGCCATCTTGATGGCTTTAGCCCAGCCAGATGTTGAGGTGGTCGGAATAACCTGTGTCCATGGCAACACCAATGTCCACCAAGTTACAAAGAATGTTTTGAGAACCTTGCAAGCTGCAGACAGACTTGAT atTCCAGTTTTCAGAGGTGCAGAAGCATCCCTGATAGGGGAGAAAGTCCATGCAAGTGCATACCATGGTGACGATGGCCTTGGAGATGCTCCTGATCCGAATGCACCCCTGGAAAGTCTGGCCAAATCAGAGCATGCAGTCCAAGCACTCATACgctatgcaaatgagatgaaaGGGGAACTCACCTTGATTGCCATTGGTCCACTGACAAACCTTGCCCTTGCCATTCGACTTGATCAGAACTTCACGTCAAATCTGAAACACATTATGATCATGGGAGGCAACATTGAAG GACGTGGGAATGGAGAAAGTCTGAGTGCAGAGTTTAATTTTCAGGGTGATCCTGAAGGTGCTTTGGCAGTTTTCAATGATATCAAATGTCCTGCTTCCATAGTTACTTGGGAAGTTTGTTGTCAGCCTTATAATAATCCCTCTGTT GACAAATTCCTTGAAATGGTAAATATGCCAACCAAGAAGGCACACTTTGTCAAGAGAATTCGACAGAAGCAAATTGATGAGGAGCGCTTCCAACGCCTCGGGTTTTTCCGTTCATGTGACGCCCTAGCAATGGCTGCACTTCTTCGGCCAGACATCGTGGAGAAGTCGGAGAAGCATTACGCCACGGTTGAGTTAAATGGCTCCTGGACCCGAGGTCAGATGGTAGTTGATTGGGAAGGCTTGCTTAAGAAGGAACCCAATCTCAACATCATCATGAGAGTGAACAAAAATGCCttcgtagaactttttgaaagtgctCTTAGGTAG
- the LOC139137395 gene encoding nucleoside hydrolase-like isoform X2 has translation MIVLAWMLARALTPIRSFLCRITGTATFCQKKRMKLLIDTDSGIDDAEAILMALAQPDVEVVGITCVHGNTNVHQVTKNVLRTLQAADRLDIPVFRGAEASLIGEKVHASAYHGDDGLGDAPDPNAPLESLAKSEHAVQALIRYANEMKGELTLIAIGPLTNLALAIRLDQNFTSNLKHIMIMGGNIEAKGRLSLTAETNFYNDKEAAFVTLNNCKCSLSSLPYEVCLRETLPSDKFLEMVNMPTKKAHFVKRIRQKQIDEERFQRLGFFRSCDALAMAALLRPDIVEKSEKHYATVELNGSWTRGQMVVDWEGLLKKEPNLNIIMRVNKNAFVELFESALR, from the exons ATGATTGTTTTAGCGTGGATGTTAGCTCGTGCTCTAACTCCAATCCGATCATTTTTGTGTCGTATAACTGGTACAGCAACGTTTTG CCAGAAGAAGAGAATGAAGTTGTTGATTGACACTGATTCAGGCATCGATGACGCTGAAGCCATCTTGATGGCTTTAGCCCAGCCAGATGTTGAGGTGGTCGGAATAACCTGTGTCCATGGCAACACCAATGTCCACCAAGTTACAAAGAATGTTTTGAGAACCTTGCAAGCTGCAGACAGACTTGAT atTCCAGTTTTCAGAGGTGCAGAAGCATCCCTGATAGGGGAGAAAGTCCATGCAAGTGCATACCATGGTGACGATGGCCTTGGAGATGCTCCTGATCCGAATGCACCCCTGGAAAGTCTGGCCAAATCAGAGCATGCAGTCCAAGCACTCATACgctatgcaaatgagatgaaaGGGGAACTCACCTTGATTGCCATTGGTCCACTGACAAACCTTGCCCTTGCCATTCGACTTGATCAGAACTTCACGTCAAATCTGAAACACATTATGATCATGGGAGGCAACATTGAAG CTAAAGGAAGACTTAGTTTAACGGCAGAaaccaatttttacaatgacaaAGAAGCAGCGTTTGTTACGTTAAACAACTGCAAATGCTCATTGTCATCGTTGCCGTATGAAGTCTGTCTACGAGAAACCTTGCCTTCG GACAAATTCCTTGAAATGGTAAATATGCCAACCAAGAAGGCACACTTTGTCAAGAGAATTCGACAGAAGCAAATTGATGAGGAGCGCTTCCAACGCCTCGGGTTTTTCCGTTCATGTGACGCCCTAGCAATGGCTGCACTTCTTCGGCCAGACATCGTGGAGAAGTCGGAGAAGCATTACGCCACGGTTGAGTTAAATGGCTCCTGGACCCGAGGTCAGATGGTAGTTGATTGGGAAGGCTTGCTTAAGAAGGAACCCAATCTCAACATCATCATGAGAGTGAACAAAAATGCCttcgtagaactttttgaaagtgctCTTAGGTAG